The Rubidibacter lacunae KORDI 51-2 genome has a segment encoding these proteins:
- a CDS encoding ABC transporter ATP-binding protein, whose protein sequence is MKRPLRDRPDTGHVNPRHPLRRLLRYGRAYRQQVWMASICSVLNKIFDLAPPALIGAAVDVVVQQDASLLARVGVRGTFAQLSTLALLSLIIWGLESAFEYAYERLWRGLAQKMQHQLRLDAYEHVQELELAYFEERSTGDLMAVLNDDINQLERFLDVGANDILQVLTTVVAIGGAFFVLAPQVAWWAMLPVPFVLWGSIAFQNRLAPRYAEVRDRASFLNARLANNLSGIATIKSFTAEDSELERLARDSDAYCQSNQRAIALSSAFVPLIRIVILIGFVATLLVGGLAAVDGQMAVGTYSVMVFLTQRLLWPLTSLGQTLDLYQRAMASTQRVLDVLDTPISIPSGQLALPVQTVCGEIDLRDVTFSYRDAQPVLEQFSLHVPAGKTIAIVGATGSGKTTLVKLLLRLYDVDAGTIALDGTDIRRLRLQDLRRAIGWVNQDVYMFHGTVLENIAYGSPEAGFDDVVAAAKMAEAHEFVSCLPKGYYTIVGERGQKLSGGQRQRLAIARAILRDPPVLILDEATSAVDNETEAAIQRSLERITRDRTTIAIAHRLSTVRNADCIYVMDRGKIVERGRHEELLAINGIYAGLWRVQTGLQTMEMDRKR, encoded by the coding sequence ATGAAAAGACCGTTGCGCGATCGCCCGGACACAGGGCACGTCAATCCTCGCCATCCGCTGCGGCGGTTGCTGCGATACGGGCGGGCGTACCGCCAACAAGTCTGGATGGCGAGCATTTGCTCGGTGCTCAATAAGATTTTCGATCTCGCTCCGCCAGCACTGATCGGAGCAGCGGTAGATGTGGTGGTACAGCAGGATGCGTCGTTGCTGGCGCGGGTGGGCGTCCGCGGGACGTTCGCACAGCTATCGACGCTAGCCCTACTCAGTCTAATAATTTGGGGTCTTGAGTCGGCGTTTGAGTATGCCTACGAGCGGTTGTGGCGCGGTTTGGCTCAAAAGATGCAACATCAATTGCGTCTGGATGCTTACGAACACGTGCAGGAGCTGGAGCTGGCGTATTTTGAAGAGCGCAGCACGGGCGATTTGATGGCCGTGCTCAATGACGATATCAACCAGCTCGAACGCTTTCTAGATGTTGGTGCCAATGACATTTTGCAAGTGCTGACGACGGTGGTGGCGATTGGAGGGGCATTTTTCGTTTTGGCTCCGCAGGTAGCGTGGTGGGCGATGCTGCCGGTTCCCTTTGTGTTGTGGGGCTCGATTGCCTTTCAAAACCGCTTGGCACCGCGCTATGCCGAAGTGCGCGATCGCGCGAGCTTCCTGAACGCGCGGCTGGCAAACAACCTCAGTGGCATCGCAACGATCAAGAGCTTCACAGCTGAAGACTCCGAACTCGAGCGTCTTGCCCGCGATAGCGATGCATATTGCCAAAGCAACCAACGCGCGATCGCTTTGAGTTCCGCCTTCGTGCCGCTGATCCGCATCGTCATTCTGATTGGCTTCGTGGCAACCCTGTTAGTGGGTGGGCTGGCCGCGGTGGACGGGCAGATGGCTGTGGGCACCTACAGCGTGATGGTATTCCTGACGCAGCGGTTGCTGTGGCCCCTGACGAGCCTCGGCCAAACCTTGGATTTGTATCAGCGGGCGATGGCATCGACCCAACGGGTGCTCGACGTTCTCGATACACCGATCTCGATACCGTCGGGGCAGTTAGCGCTCCCGGTGCAGACGGTTTGCGGCGAAATCGACCTGCGCGACGTGACGTTTAGTTATCGAGATGCACAGCCTGTGCTGGAGCAATTCTCGCTGCACGTTCCAGCGGGCAAGACGATCGCGATTGTGGGTGCGACGGGGTCGGGAAAAACTACGCTAGTGAAGTTGCTACTGCGGCTATACGATGTGGACGCCGGTACCATTGCTCTCGACGGCACGGACATCCGCAGATTGCGCCTGCAGGATCTGCGTCGTGCGATTGGCTGGGTCAACCAGGACGTGTACATGTTTCACGGTACGGTTCTGGAAAACATTGCCTATGGCAGTCCGGAGGCAGGTTTCGATGACGTCGTTGCTGCTGCAAAGATGGCAGAAGCCCACGAGTTCGTATCCTGTTTGCCGAAAGGGTACTACACGATTGTCGGCGAGCGGGGTCAGAAGCTTTCGGGCGGGCAGCGACAGCGACTGGCGATCGCGCGGGCGATTCTCCGCGATCCGCCGGTGTTGATTCTGGACGAAGCTACGTCGGCAGTCGATAACGAGACAGAGGCAGCGATTCAGCGGTCGCTGGAGCGCATCACTCGCGATCGCACGACGATTGCCATTGCTCATCGTCTCTCCACGGTGCGGAATGCCGACTGCATCTACGTGATGGATCGCGGCAAGATTGTCGAGCGCGGCCGCCACGAAGAACTGTTGGCAATTAATGGGATTTATGCCGGTTTGTGGCGGGTACAAACGGGTTTGCAAACCATGGAGATGGACCGAAAACGCTAG
- the rpmB gene encoding 50S ribosomal protein L28: protein MSRRCALTGKKANNAFAVSHSHRRTKKLQQPNLQTKRIWWPEGKRWVRLRVSARALKTLQKKGLQAMAAEMGIDLNKA, encoded by the coding sequence ATGTCGCGTCGCTGCGCGTTAACGGGTAAGAAGGCCAACAATGCCTTTGCCGTTTCTCACTCTCACCGCCGTACAAAAAAGCTACAGCAGCCCAACCTACAGACCAAGCGTATTTGGTGGCCCGAGGGCAAGCGCTGGGTGCGTTTGCGCGTATCCGCCCGCGCGCTCAAAACCCTTCAGAAGAAGGGGCTGCAGGCGATGGCTGCCGAGATGGGCATCGATCTCAATAAAGCTTAA